A stretch of Vigna radiata var. radiata cultivar VC1973A unplaced genomic scaffold, Vradiata_ver6 scaffold_556, whole genome shotgun sequence DNA encodes these proteins:
- the LOC106752896 gene encoding uncharacterized protein LOC106752896: MFKKQYSTNRHEEVTTAELVNLRQGKAETLRAFMHRYNHAARRINGASPEFIISSLPNCLKAGFVSESLYAKLPKTLEELQQKMAKFIKMEDQQIFWKQQHEEHPVNGNKKEGKRRVESARDQKPPASLNPRYDRYAYLTVPREKVLERALQTNLIFQRRKFPPKNVDPAQICRFHNSGGHTTESYQTLKDELEKLICAGHLREFVKEEATRTGHSPRKSRRSPEHAKQKGNHSRDRSRSPPRHRSHS, translated from the coding sequence ATGTTCAAAAAGCAATACTCCACCAACCGACACGAGGAGGTTACTACGGCCGAGTTAGTCAATCTCAGACAGGGGAAAGCCGAAACTCTTAGAGCTTTCATGCATCGATACAATCATGCCGCTCGGAGGATAAACGGCGCCAGCCCGGAGTTCATCATTAGCAGTCTACCAAATTGCCTAAAAGCGGGTTTTGTCTCAGAAAGCCTATATGCCAAGTTGCCCAAAACACTAGAAGAATTGCAACAAAAAATGGCCAAATTTATCAAGATGGAAGACCAGCAGATCTTTTGGAAACAACAGCATGAAGAACACCCGGTGAACGGAAACAAGAAAGAGGGGAAGCGACGGGTAGAGAGCGCCCGGGATCAGAAACCCCCAGCGAGTCTAAACCCTAGGTACGATCGCTATGCGTACCTCACTGTCCCTAGAGAAAAGGTGCTGGAGAGGGCTTTGCAGACCAACCTAatctttcaaagaagaaaatttccacCTAAGAATGTGGACCCGGCGCAGATTTGCCGATTCCATAATTCAGGAGGCCATACCACTGAAAGCTATCAAACTCTCAAAGATGAACTGGAAAAGCTAATCTGCGCCGGACACCTCCGAGAATTCGTAAAAGAGGAAGCCACCCGCACCGGACACTCCCCCAGAAAGTCGCGGAGAAGCCCAGAGCATGCGAAGCAGAAGGGTAACCACTCACGCGACCGTTCCCGTAGTCCCCCAAGACATAGGTCTCATAGCTGA